A region from the Colwellia sp. PAMC 21821 genome encodes:
- a CDS encoding CusA/CzcA family heavy metal efflux RND transporter, whose product MLEYLLRFSIRRNSIIMLAVLAFAGLGLWNFTKLPIDAVPDITNVQVMINTEAPGYTPLEVEQRVTYPLETALAGIPNLVSTRSVSRYGLSQVTAIFSDETDIYFARQLMNERLVSTKSDLPFGLEPELGPIATGLGEIFMFTVDAEPNARNDDGALITPTDLRTVHDWIIRPQLMQVQGVVEVNPIGGFKREILVAFEPKKLLAFGVNQQDIIQAIENNNDNKGAGFIEKNGAQWLLRIPGQAESLDDIANIPVSTSDGSVIRISDVAKVQEGKELRTGAATQNGREVVMSTVFMLIGENSRNVAKAVGIKLEEVKTTLPKGITVTAVYDRTKLVEKTLDTVKMNLLEGALLVIVVLFLLLGNMRAALLTAAVIPFAMLMTVTGMVQAGVSANLMSLGALDFGLLVDGAIIIVENCLRKLSSASANGRTMPVNERLALVYEATKEVIRPALFGVFIITAVYLPIFALTGVEGKMFHPMAITVVIALCCAMFLSVTFVPAAIAILFKGPVKEKENIIIKSSLALYRPSLTLALKARWFVVLFAVALVGLAGLSANKLGSEFVPNLDEGDIAMHALRIPGTSLSQAVALQKTLEEKINQMPEVERVFAKIGTADVATDAVPPSVADNFIILKPRSQWPNPNKPKAQFVEELAAVVEPVPGNRYEFLQPIQMRFNELLAGVRAELAIKVFGDDFETLSALGNSINTAIENVEGVADIQVERTTGLPMMTINPKLAQLAKYGISVKQLQEQLATALGGTIAGKFYQGDQRSDIVVRMPEDLRTDVDALAYLPIQLRNNSAVPLQELAELELIEGVNQVNRENGKRRVVVTANVRGRDLGSFVQDIQASIDQSVEIPSGYWIEYGGTYQKLQSASERLSIVVPITLVMIVGLLFLALGSFKDSMIIFTGVPLALTGGIFALLLRDIPFSISAAVGFIALSGIAILNGLVMVSFIRELRREGAVLNTAIIEGALTRFRPVLTTALVASLGFVPMALNTGIGSEVQRPLATVVIGGVISSTILTLFVLPALYRLLHRDEKLSNNASPTKENDFKETVNV is encoded by the coding sequence ATGCTCGAATATTTACTCAGATTTTCTATTCGTAGAAACTCAATTATTATGTTGGCTGTACTCGCCTTTGCAGGGCTGGGTTTATGGAACTTTACTAAGTTACCCATTGATGCCGTTCCAGATATCACTAATGTTCAGGTGATGATTAACACCGAAGCCCCGGGATACACGCCGCTTGAAGTAGAGCAGCGCGTTACTTATCCATTAGAAACTGCATTGGCCGGTATTCCTAATTTAGTAAGTACGCGTTCTGTTTCACGTTATGGCTTATCGCAAGTTACCGCTATTTTTAGTGATGAAACGGATATCTATTTTGCCAGACAATTAATGAATGAACGCTTAGTGTCGACAAAATCAGATTTACCTTTTGGCTTAGAACCAGAGCTCGGGCCAATAGCAACTGGCTTAGGTGAAATCTTCATGTTTACCGTGGATGCAGAGCCAAATGCACGTAATGATGATGGTGCGTTGATAACGCCCACAGATTTGAGAACAGTTCACGATTGGATCATTCGACCTCAATTAATGCAAGTACAAGGTGTGGTAGAAGTTAACCCTATTGGCGGTTTTAAACGTGAAATACTGGTTGCCTTTGAGCCGAAAAAACTATTGGCATTTGGGGTTAACCAACAAGATATTATTCAAGCAATTGAAAATAACAATGATAACAAAGGTGCCGGTTTTATAGAGAAAAACGGCGCTCAATGGTTATTGCGTATTCCCGGACAAGCAGAAAGTTTGGATGACATCGCTAATATACCTGTTAGCACTAGCGACGGTAGTGTGATCCGAATTTCTGATGTCGCTAAAGTACAAGAAGGCAAAGAATTAAGAACAGGTGCAGCAACCCAAAACGGCAGAGAAGTGGTGATGAGTACGGTTTTCATGCTCATTGGTGAAAATAGCCGAAATGTCGCTAAAGCCGTAGGCATTAAGTTAGAAGAAGTTAAAACCACTTTACCCAAAGGTATTACGGTTACCGCTGTTTATGATCGTACTAAATTAGTAGAAAAAACACTTGATACAGTCAAGATGAACCTACTTGAAGGGGCGCTGCTGGTTATTGTCGTACTGTTTTTATTGTTAGGCAATATGAGAGCTGCCTTACTTACTGCTGCGGTTATCCCATTTGCTATGTTAATGACCGTAACAGGCATGGTACAAGCAGGCGTTAGCGCCAATCTGATGAGTTTAGGGGCGTTAGATTTTGGTCTACTCGTTGATGGTGCCATTATTATCGTTGAGAACTGTTTAAGAAAGCTCAGTTCAGCTTCTGCTAATGGCCGCACTATGCCCGTTAATGAACGCTTAGCACTGGTATATGAAGCAACCAAAGAAGTTATTCGCCCAGCATTATTTGGTGTATTTATTATCACTGCCGTATATTTGCCTATTTTTGCGCTGACGGGAGTAGAAGGGAAAATGTTTCATCCAATGGCGATAACCGTTGTCATAGCCCTATGTTGCGCAATGTTTTTATCCGTGACTTTTGTGCCAGCAGCCATTGCTATTTTGTTCAAAGGACCCGTTAAAGAAAAAGAAAATATCATAATCAAATCATCATTGGCACTTTATCGCCCCTCGTTAACGCTTGCACTTAAAGCTCGCTGGTTCGTTGTATTGTTCGCGGTAGCACTTGTCGGTTTAGCGGGCTTATCTGCCAACAAACTGGGTAGTGAATTTGTGCCAAACCTTGATGAAGGCGACATCGCAATGCATGCCTTGCGTATTCCGGGTACTTCATTGTCGCAAGCCGTTGCGTTGCAAAAAACCTTAGAAGAAAAAATAAATCAAATGCCTGAAGTTGAACGTGTATTTGCAAAAATTGGCACCGCCGATGTTGCAACAGATGCCGTACCACCAAGTGTTGCCGATAACTTTATTATTTTAAAACCTCGCAGTCAATGGCCAAACCCCAATAAACCTAAAGCACAATTTGTCGAAGAGTTAGCAGCAGTGGTTGAGCCTGTGCCAGGTAATCGATATGAATTCTTACAACCGATACAGATGCGTTTTAATGAGTTACTTGCGGGAGTTCGAGCAGAGCTAGCAATAAAAGTGTTTGGCGATGACTTTGAAACCTTAAGTGCGTTAGGTAATAGCATAAACACCGCTATTGAGAATGTTGAAGGCGTTGCTGATATACAGGTAGAAAGAACAACGGGTCTACCCATGATGACAATTAACCCAAAACTTGCTCAATTGGCAAAATATGGCATAAGCGTTAAGCAACTCCAAGAGCAATTAGCAACCGCATTAGGTGGCACCATTGCGGGCAAGTTTTATCAAGGTGATCAACGATCAGACATTGTGGTGCGTATGCCTGAAGACCTGAGAACTGACGTAGATGCGTTAGCTTATTTACCAATACAACTGCGCAATAACAGTGCCGTGCCATTACAAGAACTTGCAGAGCTGGAGTTGATAGAAGGTGTAAACCAAGTCAATAGAGAAAATGGTAAACGCCGAGTCGTTGTTACGGCAAACGTAAGGGGCAGAGACTTAGGTTCATTTGTTCAAGATATTCAAGCTTCAATTGATCAATCGGTAGAAATACCTTCTGGTTATTGGATTGAATATGGTGGCACCTATCAAAAGCTTCAATCAGCATCTGAGCGTTTGTCTATTGTTGTACCTATTACTTTGGTCATGATTGTTGGTTTGCTGTTCTTAGCATTAGGTTCATTTAAAGACTCTATGATCATCTTTACTGGCGTTCCGTTAGCCTTAACTGGCGGCATATTTGCGTTGTTATTAAGAGATATACCTTTTTCAATTTCAGCCGCCGTTGGTTTCATTGCATTGTCAGGTATCGCTATTTTAAATGGCTTGGTCATGGTGTCTTTTATACGGGAACTACGCCGTGAAGGTGCGGTGTTAAATACCGCAATTATAGAAGGCGCATTGACCAGATTTCGTCCAGTACTTACCACCGCACTTGTTGCCTCATTAGGCTTTGTACCTATGGCGCTAAATACAGGTATTGGCTCAGAAGTTCAACGCCCACTAGCTACGGTGGTTATCGGAGGGGTGATTTCATCTACCATCTTAACCTTATTTGTTCTCCCTGCTTTATATCGCTTGCTTCATCGTGATGAAAAGCTATCTAACAACGCATCACCGACTAAAGAAAATGACTTTAAGGAAACTGTTAATGTTTAA
- a CDS encoding GDCCVxC domain-containing (seleno)protein, with the protein MQSVELNSTITCPECGHSKTEEMPTNACQWFYECESCKVLLKPLKGDCCVYCSYGTVQCPPIQEGQDCCNS; encoded by the coding sequence ATGCAAAGTGTAGAATTGAACTCAACAATAACCTGTCCTGAGTGTGGACATAGTAAAACAGAAGAAATGCCAACCAACGCCTGTCAATGGTTCTATGAATGTGAGTCATGCAAAGTATTATTAAAACCTTTAAAAGGTGATTGCTGCGTTTACTGCTCTTATGGAACTGTTCAATGCCCACCAATTCAGGAAGGACAGGACTGCTGTAATAGTTAA
- a CDS encoding HupE/UreJ family protein, with amino-acid sequence MFNVLPRYGVLSFIALLAIWLPIEAFAHGVDESTRAFLLENTGIQIMPFLYTGAKHMVTGYDHLLFLVGVLFFLYKSRDVLLYVSMFTLGHSVTLLFGVISDIQVNAYMIDAIIGLSVVYKGFDNLGGFKRIFGKSPNAKLAVLIFGLFHGFGLATKLQEFQLPSEGLIPNLIAFNVGVELGQFTALAFILLVINFWRKHSSFNRFATNTNCLLMSAGFMLVGFQLTGYFIN; translated from the coding sequence ATGTTTAATGTTTTACCGCGATATGGCGTGTTAAGTTTTATTGCTTTACTTGCCATATGGTTGCCTATTGAAGCGTTTGCTCATGGTGTAGATGAAAGTACACGGGCATTTTTATTAGAAAATACCGGTATACAAATCATGCCATTTTTGTATACCGGAGCAAAACATATGGTGACAGGTTACGACCACCTGTTGTTTTTAGTGGGCGTGTTGTTCTTTTTATATAAAAGTCGCGATGTTTTATTGTATGTCAGCATGTTTACCCTAGGGCATAGCGTAACCTTACTATTTGGCGTGATCAGTGATATTCAAGTTAATGCCTATATGATTGATGCCATTATCGGTTTGTCAGTGGTTTATAAAGGCTTTGATAATTTAGGTGGTTTTAAAAGAATTTTTGGAAAATCACCCAACGCTAAGCTTGCGGTTTTAATCTTTGGTCTTTTTCACGGCTTCGGCTTAGCCACAAAGTTACAAGAGTTTCAACTCCCGAGCGAAGGGCTAATTCCGAACTTAATTGCCTTTAATGTCGGTGTTGAATTAGGACAATTTACCGCACTAGCATTTATTCTTTTAGTGATTAACTTTTGGCGCAAACACAGCAGCTTTAATCGCTTTGCAACCAACACCAACTGCTTATTAATGAGTGCCGGATTTATGTTAGTTGGCTTTCAACTCACAGGCTATTTTATTAACTAA
- a CDS encoding TolC family protein, whose product MFTLALSGYAYSEVNTLKSIDLSTAISQTMNMHPELKVFANQADIYQGYVQQAGIQSRPEIGLTIEDAMGTGDHGGFKSAQSTLSISWVLDNSLAKSRVQNAKVQGATVALEREIKALDLAAQTARYFIQVLVNEERLKLAKLSLHQANSSFEAVTQRVKAGKSSLVDKLKSKAEVAKRALVVEDLNHEVDASKYQLLAQWQGQGQAEQYKETKIIGSLLSLPNIALNNSADVDALFTQIKKLPAISLFATKQRIAQSEIELARIETKPLWKFSTGFRRYETTDDFGLVAGVSIPFGDRSQNQGKINALRATQSELAAESLALVHRLNTQLYVLIEQMKHSQHVIHAVTENLIPVLEQAFIEAEKAYKVGMYSYTEWMNTQQELLNTQSDLIDAYQSAHLNNIEIERLTGASLVAIHQTDKQTNNQTNNQINNAHFNADFNKKSNEK is encoded by the coding sequence ATGTTTACTTTAGCGCTTTCAGGTTATGCATATTCAGAAGTGAACACACTGAAATCAATTGATTTGTCGACAGCAATATCTCAAACAATGAACATGCACCCAGAATTGAAGGTGTTCGCTAATCAAGCTGATATATATCAAGGCTATGTACAACAAGCAGGTATTCAGTCAAGGCCTGAAATAGGACTCACGATTGAGGATGCTATGGGGACGGGTGATCATGGCGGTTTTAAAAGTGCGCAATCGACACTTTCTATCTCTTGGGTTTTAGATAACTCGCTAGCGAAAAGTAGAGTGCAGAACGCTAAAGTTCAAGGTGCAACGGTTGCATTAGAACGGGAAATTAAAGCGCTAGATTTAGCCGCGCAAACAGCAAGGTATTTTATCCAAGTATTGGTTAATGAAGAGCGACTTAAGTTAGCTAAATTGAGCTTACATCAAGCGAATAGCTCATTTGAAGCTGTTACGCAACGAGTGAAAGCAGGAAAGTCTTCGTTAGTGGATAAACTAAAATCAAAAGCTGAAGTTGCTAAAAGAGCATTAGTTGTTGAAGACTTAAATCATGAAGTTGATGCCAGTAAATATCAGTTATTAGCTCAATGGCAAGGACAGGGGCAAGCCGAGCAATATAAAGAAACAAAGATTATAGGCTCATTATTATCTCTACCAAACATAGCTTTAAACAATAGCGCTGATGTTGACGCTTTATTTACGCAGATTAAAAAATTACCTGCTATAAGCCTATTTGCTACAAAACAACGGATTGCCCAGTCAGAAATTGAACTAGCCCGGATCGAAACTAAACCGCTATGGAAATTTTCAACGGGCTTTCGTCGTTACGAAACAACCGATGATTTTGGTCTAGTTGCTGGTGTTTCAATACCTTTTGGTGACAGAAGCCAGAATCAGGGGAAAATAAATGCCTTACGTGCTACGCAAAGTGAATTAGCGGCAGAGTCACTTGCTTTGGTGCATAGGCTAAATACACAGTTATATGTGCTGATAGAGCAAATGAAACATAGTCAGCATGTTATTCATGCGGTAACTGAAAACCTAATCCCAGTATTAGAACAAGCCTTTATCGAAGCAGAGAAAGCCTACAAAGTTGGTATGTATAGCTATACCGAATGGATGAATACTCAGCAAGAGTTATTAAATACTCAATCAGATTTAATAGACGCCTATCAAAGTGCACATTTAAATAATATTGAAATAGAGCGCTTAACAGGTGCGTCCTTAGTTGCTATTCATCAAACCGATAAGCAAACCAATAACCAAACCAATAACCAAATCAATAATGCTCATTTCAATGCAGATTTTAACAAAAAAAGTAACGAGAAATAA
- a CDS encoding VOC family protein has protein sequence MKFLHTMVRIKDLDKSLDFYVKHLGLIETRRVDVPKGEFSLIFLATEPGAPEIELTHNWDSKEEYTVGRNFGHLAFEVDDIYALCEKLMAAGITINRPPRCGHMAFVKSPDNVSIELLQKGEHLAPKEPWLSMENSGSW, from the coding sequence ATGAAATTTTTACACACGATGGTTCGTATTAAAGACCTAGATAAATCATTAGATTTCTATGTAAAGCATTTAGGCTTAATAGAAACTCGACGAGTTGATGTACCTAAAGGGGAGTTTAGCTTAATTTTCTTAGCGACAGAGCCAGGCGCCCCTGAAATAGAGCTTACTCATAATTGGGACTCAAAAGAAGAATACACGGTTGGCAGAAATTTCGGTCATTTAGCCTTTGAAGTTGATGATATTTATGCCCTGTGTGAAAAGCTAATGGCCGCCGGTATCACCATTAATAGACCACCACGATGTGGCCATATGGCATTTGTTAAATCGCCTGATAATGTGTCAATTGAATTGCTACAAAAAGGTGAACACCTAGCGCCGAAAGAACCATGGTTAAGCATGGAAAACTCAGGTAGCTGGTAA
- a CDS encoding HlyD family efflux transporter periplasmic adaptor subunit yields the protein MKPTFKILTLISTLCFVSLSASFSSFAVSEQKVEEAEPENGPNLGRMLRKNDFAIELAIFETGVPPEFRVWATTGNKAIDPAKVAVNVKLIRLGDGIDDINFFQEGQYLRGDTVIYEPHSFTVALTAKYQGETYLWEYDNFEGRTRIEADIAQAMEITTQNVGPATFHETIEVFGNLKLPADATSNVYARFDGLVKKVHVKLGDAIKQGQLLLTVESNESLQSYQVLAAKSGIVSAVNVTSGEQSNDRILLSITNDKVLVAELAVFPMDLAKVNIGAKVTLSVNGVKGKLIGEIDSRVLKVRADQAKLFRVLVNNSDSLLSEGAFTTAKIEIDTYNVAMAVKRNALQSFRDFTVVYAKVGNEYEVRMLELGRAVGDEIEVLSGISAGTEYVTENSYILKADVEKSGASHDH from the coding sequence ATGAAACCAACATTTAAAATATTAACGCTAATAAGTACTCTGTGCTTTGTAAGCTTAAGTGCAAGTTTTTCCAGCTTTGCCGTTTCAGAGCAAAAGGTTGAAGAAGCCGAACCAGAAAACGGTCCCAATCTTGGTCGAATGCTTCGAAAAAATGATTTTGCTATTGAACTCGCTATTTTTGAAACCGGTGTTCCACCCGAGTTTCGCGTTTGGGCAACAACGGGTAATAAAGCGATTGATCCAGCGAAAGTAGCAGTGAATGTAAAACTGATCAGATTAGGTGACGGGATTGATGACATAAACTTTTTTCAAGAAGGTCAGTATCTTCGTGGAGATACGGTTATTTACGAACCACATTCATTTACTGTTGCGCTAACCGCTAAATATCAAGGGGAAACGTACCTTTGGGAATATGACAATTTTGAAGGTCGAACGCGTATCGAAGCAGATATTGCGCAAGCAATGGAGATTACAACTCAGAATGTTGGCCCAGCAACATTTCACGAAACCATTGAAGTGTTTGGCAACCTTAAGTTACCAGCTGACGCTACCAGTAATGTTTATGCACGTTTTGATGGTTTAGTTAAAAAAGTACACGTCAAACTAGGTGACGCCATTAAGCAGGGGCAATTATTGCTCACCGTAGAAAGTAATGAAAGTTTGCAGTCTTATCAGGTACTAGCGGCTAAAAGTGGCATTGTCAGTGCTGTTAATGTTACCTCTGGTGAACAATCCAATGATCGAATATTACTTTCGATAACCAATGACAAGGTTTTAGTGGCAGAGCTAGCCGTGTTCCCAATGGATTTAGCTAAAGTAAACATCGGCGCAAAAGTAACATTGAGCGTTAATGGTGTTAAAGGGAAGCTAATAGGAGAAATAGATAGCCGGGTATTAAAAGTTAGAGCAGATCAGGCAAAGCTGTTTCGTGTTTTAGTGAACAACAGTGACTCATTACTATCTGAAGGCGCTTTCACCACCGCAAAAATTGAAATTGACACATATAACGTAGCAATGGCAGTAAAGCGTAATGCCTTGCAGAGCTTTCGCGATTTTACCGTGGTTTATGCCAAGGTTGGCAATGAATATGAAGTAAGAATGCTTGAATTAGGCCGCGCAGTGGGTGATGAAATTGAGGTGTTAAGCGGTATATCCGCAGGCACTGAATATGTCACAGAGAATAGTTACATCCTCAAAGCCGATGTTGAAAAATCTGGCGCATCACACGATCACTAA
- a CDS encoding LysR family transcriptional regulator, whose translation MNLKRLEYFCQLAAVGNFTRAALKIGIAQPALTIAIQKLEQEVGLKLINRAEKNALLTAEGEVLNKRAIQLLSQVKQVELELEDLKNLGQGAIRFGVSAMMGSYYFPKVLTEFKQKYPKIKIQLVDQGTAALEKMLLNGELDLALIRGDLENPQLRYTELINEEIVAGMASSHELATEQTISLAQFCQQPLVLFHEGYFLREVVSQYSKKHHVDLDIRMETNLIELQKSLVRNEVGITTCLSRILQNDQQMTSIAFEPKIEFKLSLAWKKNHSLSNASKAFIRYLSSTLDPVA comes from the coding sequence ATGAATTTAAAACGTCTAGAGTATTTTTGTCAATTGGCCGCAGTAGGTAACTTTACAAGAGCAGCACTCAAAATTGGTATTGCTCAACCGGCCTTGACTATTGCCATTCAAAAGCTCGAACAAGAAGTTGGCTTAAAACTTATCAACCGTGCAGAAAAAAATGCGTTATTAACTGCCGAAGGCGAAGTATTGAATAAACGGGCAATTCAACTATTAAGCCAAGTAAAACAAGTGGAATTAGAGCTAGAAGACTTAAAAAATTTAGGGCAAGGCGCCATTCGTTTTGGTGTTTCCGCTATGATGGGCTCTTATTACTTTCCAAAAGTATTAACAGAGTTTAAGCAAAAGTATCCAAAAATAAAAATACAACTAGTCGACCAAGGTACTGCTGCGCTTGAAAAAATGTTGCTCAATGGTGAGCTTGACTTAGCCTTAATACGTGGAGACTTAGAGAACCCACAGCTACGTTACACTGAACTTATTAATGAGGAAATAGTGGCCGGTATGGCAAGTTCACACGAGCTTGCTACAGAGCAAACTATCTCACTTGCACAATTTTGTCAGCAGCCACTTGTGTTATTCCATGAAGGGTATTTTTTACGTGAAGTGGTTAGCCAATATTCAAAAAAACATCATGTAGACTTAGACATACGTATGGAAACAAATCTTATTGAGCTGCAAAAGTCATTAGTGCGCAATGAAGTCGGTATTACCACTTGTTTATCACGTATTTTACAAAATGATCAGCAAATGACATCGATAGCTTTTGAGCCAAAAATAGAATTTAAATTAAGCTTAGCATGGAAAAAAAATCACTCTCTTTCTAACGCCAGTAAAGCCTTTATACGTTATTTAAGCTCAACGCTTGATCCGGTAGCGTAA
- a CDS encoding DUF6488 family protein, translating to MKKLIITLFITFLFHTSAAFAHSDHGKISPNVAINIAIKTTQQLTFKDFGFNVGKLNENWMNLSIDDYSLYATEANRYIVSASNKVNKESIYFFMSLSGEILQVNSEAKF from the coding sequence ATGAAAAAACTCATTATTACATTATTTATAACTTTTTTATTTCATACAAGTGCAGCGTTCGCGCATAGCGACCATGGAAAAATAAGCCCTAATGTCGCTATAAATATAGCGATAAAAACTACACAACAATTAACCTTTAAAGATTTTGGTTTTAACGTGGGTAAATTGAATGAAAATTGGATGAACTTATCGATTGATGATTACAGCTTATATGCTACAGAAGCTAACCGCTATATTGTCAGCGCATCGAATAAGGTAAATAAAGAAAGCATTTATTTTTTTATGTCGTTGTCTGGTGAAATACTTCAAGTAAATTCTGAAGCGAAATTTTAA
- a CDS encoding BlaI/MecI/CopY family transcriptional regulator, whose translation MLLGELEKQVLEYLWKNQPADAKQVFSYFEKNRGGSLNTIQSTLDRLFKKDLLSREKSGHAYQYFPKVARQELIGRLIKNVTHDFVTKDENSVVAAFSSISSDLDEQQLDKLEAMIEQQRKKLQAKAEK comes from the coding sequence ATGTTACTTGGTGAATTAGAAAAACAAGTTTTAGAATATCTATGGAAAAATCAGCCTGCCGATGCAAAACAGGTATTCAGCTATTTTGAAAAAAATCGAGGCGGGTCACTTAATACTATTCAAAGTACGCTAGATCGCTTATTTAAAAAAGACCTGTTAAGTAGAGAAAAGAGCGGCCACGCTTATCAATACTTCCCTAAGGTTGCACGCCAAGAGTTAATAGGTCGACTGATCAAAAATGTCACTCATGATTTTGTAACTAAAGATGAAAATAGTGTTGTTGCTGCTTTTTCCTCAATTTCGTCTGATCTCGATGAGCAGCAGCTGGATAAGTTAGAAGCTATGATTGAGCAACAGCGTAAAAAATTACAAGCAAAGGCTGAGAAATGA
- a CDS encoding M56 family metallopeptidase, whose translation MIYGQWALAFNLLTITVLAFIVANVFVSIFFWSIKNKIQSYTVSTRKSLLWLCVLSPWIIALTVTLFFSPFFQSGAVFVWLTELAHWHHPNIFYFLSWHSISLIIFISFSLYIAVRKIIVAYKNHHQISLLRALATKKSEDVFIIDSSIPTAFTGGLFKPSCFISKGLIEQLDSDDIEIIIQHELAHIHYADPIKKWIFSFFTAYFTPTVNKILKSMMAIAIEQAADSFFVKSQQQANDVASTLVRFTKLAAQYSIHEQYKSELLVHFCRQSIEQRVLHLLSDNQFKPFPMKVVLLAIIILSIMSTTSVDSLHHVIETLFNH comes from the coding sequence ATGATTTATGGCCAATGGGCGTTAGCATTTAATCTACTTACGATTACTGTGCTTGCTTTTATTGTGGCCAATGTTTTTGTGTCGATATTTTTTTGGTCAATAAAAAATAAAATTCAGAGTTATACCGTTTCTACACGCAAATCGTTACTTTGGTTATGTGTGCTTTCACCTTGGATTATTGCCCTAACTGTTACGCTATTTTTTAGTCCTTTTTTCCAATCAGGGGCTGTTTTTGTCTGGTTAACAGAATTAGCTCATTGGCATCACCCTAATATATTTTATTTTTTAAGCTGGCACAGTATCAGCCTGATTATTTTTATTAGCTTTAGTCTTTATATTGCGGTTAGAAAAATAATAGTCGCTTACAAAAATCATCATCAAATAAGCTTGCTGCGAGCTTTAGCAACGAAGAAGAGTGAAGATGTTTTTATAATAGACTCATCGATTCCGACAGCGTTCACGGGAGGCTTATTCAAACCATCATGCTTTATATCTAAAGGTTTAATAGAGCAATTAGATTCAGATGACATTGAAATAATCATTCAGCATGAACTTGCACATATACACTATGCAGACCCAATAAAAAAATGGATATTTTCATTTTTCACTGCTTACTTTACGCCAACCGTTAATAAAATATTGAAATCTATGATGGCAATAGCTATTGAGCAAGCTGCCGACTCATTTTTTGTCAAAAGCCAGCAACAAGCTAACGATGTTGCGAGTACCTTAGTCAGATTTACTAAGTTAGCGGCTCAATACTCTATTCATGAACAATACAAAAGTGAATTGTTAGTGCATTTCTGTAGGCAATCAATTGAACAGCGAGTACTTCACTTACTCAGCGATAATCAGTTCAAACCCTTTCCAATGAAAGTGGTTTTACTGGCCATAATAATTTTATCTATTATGTCCACAACATCTGTAGATAGCCTCCATCATGTTATTGAAACGCTATTCAATCATTAA